A region of Ictidomys tridecemlineatus isolate mIctTri1 chromosome 4, mIctTri1.hap1, whole genome shotgun sequence DNA encodes the following proteins:
- the LOC101977435 gene encoding olfactory receptor 5W2: MDKGNCSSLTEFLLLGITDNPEMKVFLFFIFMVVYLINLLTNLGMIILIRTDSQLHTPMYFFLSHLSFSDLCYSTAVGPKMLVDIFAKNKSIPFLGCALQFLVVCIFIDTECMLLAVMAFDRYKAISDPLRYAVDMSSRVCSQLLVGVYLVGTADGLIHTILAFQLCFCGSNKINHFFCDLPPLLLLSCSDIQVNELVLFALFGFIELSTICGVLVSYGYIISSVLKIRSAEGRLKAFSTCASHLTAVAIFQGTMLFMYFRPSSAYSLDQDKMSSLFYILVIPMLNPLIYSLRNKDVKGALEKLKNRRWF; the protein is encoded by the coding sequence ATGGACAAGGGAAACTGCTCCTCATTAACTGAATTCCTTCTCTTGGGAATCACTGATAACCCTGAAATGAAAGTGtttctattctttatatttatggTTGTTTACCTCATTAACCTCCTCACAAATCTTGGAATGATCATTTTAATCAGAACAGACTCCCAGcttcacactccaatgtacttcttCCTGAGCCACCTCTCGTTCTCTGACCTCTGCTATTCTACAGCAGTTGGACCCAAGATGCTGGTGGACATATTTGCCAAGAACAAATCAATTCCCTTCCTTGGTTGTGCTCTGCAATTCCTCGTTGTCTGTATCTTCATAGATACTGAGTGCATGCTGCTGGCAGTGATGGCCTTTGATAGGTACAAGGCCATCAGCGACCCCTTGCGCTATGCAGTGGACATGTCCAGCAGGGTGTGCTCCCAACTGCTGGTTGGGGTTTACCTGGTGGGAACAGCAGATGGTTTGATACACACGATATTGGCATTCCAATTATGTTTTTGTGGTTCTAATAAGATAAATCATTTCTTCTGTGATTTACCTCCACTCTTACTCCTTTCTTGTTCTGACATACAAGTCAATGAGTTGGTATTATTTGCCCTTTTTGGATTCATTGAACTGAGTACCATTTGTGGAGTCCTGGTCTCTTATGGCTACATCATCTCATCAGTCTTAAAGATCCGCTCTGCTGAGGGGAGGCTCAAAGCTTTCTCCACCTGTGCCTCCCACTTAACTGCAGTAGCAATTTTCCAGGGCACTATGCTCTTCATGTATTTCCGGCCGAGTTCTGCTTACTCTCTAGATCAAGATAAAATGAGCTCACTGTTTTACATCCTTGTGATTCCCATGCTGAACCCTTTGATTTATAGCCTACGGAACAAAGATGTGAAAGGAGCCCTAGAGAAACTGAAAAACAGAAGGtggttttaa
- the LOC101958465 gene encoding olfactory receptor 5I1 gives MEFTEGNYTLVTEFILLGFPTRPELQIVLFLVFLVLYSVILTGNIGLMLLIRTDPHLRTPMYFFLSNLSFVDLCYSSVIVPKMLINFLSVKKSISYYGCALQFYFLCTFADTESFILAAMAYDRYVAICNPLLYTVVMSQGICIRLIVLSYIGGNMSSLVHTSFAFILKYCDKNVINHFFCDLPPLLKLSCTDTSVNEWLLSTYGSSVEIICFIIIVTSYYFILLSVLKIRSAGGRKKTFSTCASHLTSVVIYQGTLLFIYSRPSSVYAPNTDKIISVFYTIIIPVLNPLIYSLRNKDVKDAAKKALQSKINSS, from the coding sequence ATGGAATTTACAGAGGGAAACTATACCCTGGTCACTGAATTCATTCTCCTGGGTTTTCCTACTCGCCCTGAACTGCAGATTGTCCTATTCCTCGTATTTCTTGTATTGTACAGTGTGATCTTAACAGGGAATATTGGATTGATGCTGTTAATCAGGACAGATCCACATCTTCGAAcccccatgtatttcttcctcagCAACCTGTCCTTTGTTGACCTTTGCTATTCCTCAGTCATTGTGCCCAAAATGCTGATCAATTTCCTCTCagtaaaaaaatctatttcctaCTATGGGTGCGCCCTGCAGTTTTATTTCCTCTGCACTTTTGCAGATACTGAATCCTTTATCTTGGCTGCCATGGcatatgaccgctatgtggccatctgcaaccCTTTACTGTACACAGTTGTGATGTCACAGGGCATCTGTATTAGGTTGATTGTCTTGTCCTACATTGGAGGCAACATGAGCTCTCTGGTTCACACATCCTTTGCCTTTATTCTGAAGTACTGTGACAAAAATGTCATTAACCACTTTTTCTGTGACCTGCCTCCCCTGCTTAAGCTCTCCTGCACAGACACATCAGTTAATGAGTGGCTCCTCTCCACATATGGCAGCTCAGTGGAAATTATCTGCTTCATCATCATCGTCACCTCCTACTACTTCATCCTTCTTTCAGTCTTAAAGATCCGCTCTGCTGGTGGGAGGAAGAAAACCTTCTCTACCTGTGCCTCTCACCTGACTTCTGTGGTCATCTATCAGGGGACTCTTCTCTTCATTTACTCCCGTCCCAGTTCTGTGTATGCTCCCAACACTGATAAAATTATCTCGGTGTTCTACACCATTATCATCCCAGTGCTGAATCCATTGATTTACAGTTTGAGAAATAAAGATGTAAAAGATGCAGCGAAGAAAGCTCTACAATCAAAGATAAATTCTTCATGA